A genomic stretch from Kribbella amoyensis includes:
- a CDS encoding extracellular solute-binding protein: protein MKLRNRLLPAGAGLAALLLAAGCATGSQPAANNGGKNDSAEISFSFWGTNSEAASLKAIAAAFEQANPGTKVTTNWIQADYEQKLQTSIAAGTQSTVMEISNTSLAGFAPSFAEQQVDPAKFVQPNISAALKFDGKYYATPFTAKPKVMAINVDAFKAAGLPLPSATTPLTLEEYKTIAAKLSHGEGKKRVYGASNLWFKGWLTAAGGGFYNADATACTFGDEQGVQTAQYVVDLQKEGSAPTSLDVEGQDQAQWFAAGRLGTFSDFGPWTVADFAKFTKPNWTLVPVPGKGFPMEVGGLAISKTASGKQAETAKKFVEFASTAKEAQDQLIQGNTALGVPIIAESTGTLEKVLPADKNLAAFTTAMKTGLVSPSVPREAQISGDADKGITSYTPLGSGKDDVAKVLPGLNDKCTAALKQ from the coding sequence ATGAAGCTTCGCAACCGCCTGCTCCCGGCCGGCGCCGGTCTGGCAGCACTCCTGCTCGCCGCCGGCTGCGCGACCGGCAGCCAGCCCGCCGCCAACAACGGCGGCAAGAACGACAGCGCCGAGATCAGCTTCTCCTTCTGGGGCACGAACTCCGAGGCGGCCTCGCTGAAGGCGATCGCGGCCGCGTTCGAGCAGGCGAACCCCGGCACCAAGGTGACCACGAACTGGATCCAGGCCGACTACGAGCAGAAGCTGCAGACGTCGATCGCGGCCGGGACCCAGTCCACCGTGATGGAGATCAGCAACACCAGCCTGGCCGGGTTCGCGCCCAGCTTCGCCGAGCAGCAGGTGGACCCGGCGAAGTTCGTCCAGCCGAACATCTCCGCGGCGCTGAAGTTCGACGGCAAGTACTACGCGACGCCGTTCACCGCGAAGCCGAAGGTGATGGCGATCAACGTGGACGCGTTCAAGGCCGCCGGGCTGCCGTTGCCCAGCGCGACCACGCCGCTGACGCTGGAGGAGTACAAGACGATCGCCGCCAAGCTGTCCCACGGTGAGGGCAAGAAGCGGGTGTACGGGGCCAGCAACCTGTGGTTCAAGGGCTGGCTGACCGCGGCCGGTGGCGGGTTCTACAACGCCGACGCGACCGCGTGCACCTTCGGCGACGAGCAGGGCGTACAGACCGCGCAGTACGTGGTGGACCTGCAGAAGGAGGGGTCCGCGCCGACCTCGCTGGACGTCGAGGGTCAGGACCAGGCGCAGTGGTTCGCGGCCGGGCGGCTCGGGACGTTCAGCGACTTCGGGCCGTGGACGGTCGCGGACTTCGCGAAGTTCACCAAGCCGAACTGGACCCTCGTCCCGGTCCCCGGCAAGGGGTTCCCGATGGAGGTCGGTGGGCTGGCGATCTCGAAGACGGCGAGCGGCAAGCAGGCCGAGACGGCGAAGAAGTTCGTCGAGTTCGCCAGCACCGCCAAGGAGGCACAGGACCAGCTGATCCAGGGCAACACCGCGCTCGGCGTACCGATCATCGCGGAGTCGACGGGAACGTTGGAGAAGGTGCTGCCGGCCGACAAGAACCTGGCCGCGTTCACCACCGCGATGAAGACCGGCCTGGTGAGCCCCTCGGTTCCGCGCGAGGCGCAGATCTCCGGCGACGCGGACAAGGGCATCACCAGCTACACCCCGCTCGGCAGTGGCAAGGACGACGTGGCCAAGGTGCTGCCCGGGCTCAACGACAAGTGCACCGCGGCACTGAAGCAGTGA
- a CDS encoding carbohydrate ABC transporter permease, with protein MNPTIGWIRQLAESWGVPGVLVPLVPFLVLLAVLYAVIGLAAYGAKRKWPRADKTIAFWLFISPWLIGFLVFTVGPMLSSVYVSLTSWDLITPPKYVGIANYTEAFQDPRVAQAIKVTLLYALISVPLQTALAFLVALLMNVDLPGIRLFRTIWYLPSLVSGVAQIVLFLWVFNPQYGLANDLLGKAGIEGPGWFNDASWALPTVILMSLWTVGGAMVIYLAGLKDVPSNLYEAAALDGAGVVRLFWHITLPQLSPIILFNVLTGIIGALQIFTQGFIANGGPKDSLLFFVYYLYDNAFQNFRMGYASALAWILFVIIMALTAVTLRGSAFAVYYETELGGRRRPRLRKG; from the coding sequence GTGAATCCGACCATCGGCTGGATCCGGCAGCTCGCGGAGTCCTGGGGTGTCCCGGGAGTCCTGGTGCCGCTGGTCCCGTTCCTGGTCCTGCTGGCCGTCCTGTACGCCGTCATCGGACTGGCGGCGTACGGGGCCAAGCGGAAGTGGCCGCGGGCCGACAAGACGATCGCGTTCTGGCTGTTCATCTCGCCCTGGCTGATCGGCTTCCTGGTCTTCACGGTCGGCCCGATGCTGTCGTCGGTGTACGTCAGCCTCACCTCGTGGGACCTGATCACGCCGCCGAAGTACGTGGGCATCGCCAACTACACCGAGGCGTTCCAGGACCCGCGGGTCGCCCAGGCGATCAAGGTGACGCTGCTGTACGCGCTGATCAGCGTGCCGTTGCAGACGGCGCTCGCGTTCCTGGTCGCGCTGCTGATGAACGTGGACCTGCCGGGGATCCGGTTGTTCCGGACGATCTGGTACCTGCCGAGCCTGGTGTCCGGGGTGGCGCAGATCGTGCTGTTCCTCTGGGTCTTCAACCCGCAGTACGGGCTGGCGAACGACCTACTCGGCAAGGCCGGGATCGAGGGGCCGGGCTGGTTCAACGACGCGTCCTGGGCACTGCCGACGGTGATCCTGATGAGTCTGTGGACCGTTGGCGGCGCGATGGTGATCTACCTGGCCGGGCTGAAGGACGTACCGAGCAACCTGTACGAGGCGGCGGCGCTGGACGGGGCGGGCGTGGTCCGGCTGTTCTGGCACATCACGTTGCCGCAGCTCAGCCCGATCATCCTGTTCAACGTGCTGACCGGGATCATCGGCGCGCTGCAGATCTTCACCCAGGGCTTCATCGCGAACGGCGGCCCGAAGGACTCGCTGCTGTTCTTCGTCTATTACCTGTACGACAACGCGTTCCAGAACTTCCGGATGGGGTACGCGTCGGCGCTGGCCTGGATCCTGTTCGTGATCATCATGGCGCTGACCGCGGTCACGCTGCGGGGGAGCGCCTTCGCCGTCTACTACGAGACCGAGC